In Nitrososphaerota archaeon, one genomic interval encodes:
- the polX gene encoding DNA polymerase/3'-5' exonuclease PolX encodes MSNSEVAEVFMDIAVLLDMDDVKFKPRAYENAARAIESLDRDLAEIYVEGGLDALMEIPGVGESIAKKIEELLKTGHLKYYEYLRRQVPVNIESLTSVEGLGPKTIKELYQRLGVKTLEDLEAAARSGRIRGIPGFGVKREANILRSIDALKSSRGRFLLGDALPVIKSILNRFKNMEAVKAIEVSGSVRRWKETVGDADFLVISDQPANIMDAFVSLPQVASIHSHGITRSSVRLKSNMNADVRVIPEQSFGAALQYFTGSKPHNIALRRIAIARGRKLSEYGLFEGREQIAGATEEDVYGKLGLQWIPPELRENKGEIEAAQQGKLPNLVKYSDVKGDLQVHTSWTDGMNSIEDMANEALKTDLEYIAITDHTKGLTVVHGLDEARIRAQMREIDKLNRSLSGIQILKGCEANIQRDGSLDLDDSTLADLDVVGAAVHSYWTLPESEQTERLIKVMENDNVDFIIHPTSRELGKRPAIQLDFDRIIQAAKDTGTILEIDAYPNRLDLKDDYVRRCVEAGVKMSIDTDAHALWHLHFREFGVAVARRGWATSDDIVNTHSVKDILDMFK; translated from the coding sequence ATGAGTAACTCTGAGGTTGCTGAGGTTTTTATGGATATTGCAGTTTTGCTGGATATGGATGATGTTAAGTTTAAGCCGCGTGCGTATGAGAATGCTGCTCGCGCTATTGAGTCGCTTGACCGAGATTTGGCTGAGATTTATGTGGAGGGCGGGTTGGATGCGCTTATGGAGATTCCCGGGGTTGGGGAGTCAATTGCGAAGAAGATTGAGGAGCTGCTGAAAACTGGGCATCTCAAGTATTACGAGTATCTTAGGCGGCAGGTCCCAGTTAACATTGAGTCTTTGACCTCGGTTGAAGGGCTTGGTCCTAAGACGATTAAAGAGCTTTACCAGCGGCTCGGAGTTAAGACACTGGAGGATTTGGAGGCAGCTGCTAGGAGCGGGCGGATAAGGGGTATCCCAGGCTTCGGTGTGAAGCGTGAAGCGAACATTTTACGATCAATCGACGCGTTGAAGAGTAGCCGCGGCCGCTTTCTGCTAGGTGATGCTCTGCCAGTCATCAAATCTATTTTGAATCGGTTCAAGAATATGGAGGCGGTTAAGGCGATTGAGGTCAGCGGATCAGTTAGGCGTTGGAAGGAGACAGTTGGTGACGCCGATTTTCTGGTGATATCAGATCAACCTGCGAATATTATGGACGCCTTTGTTTCGCTTCCTCAGGTGGCCAGTATTCACAGCCACGGGATCACCAGATCCTCTGTAAGGTTGAAGTCGAACATGAATGCGGATGTTCGCGTGATTCCTGAGCAGAGCTTCGGTGCTGCACTGCAGTACTTCACGGGAAGCAAACCTCACAACATTGCGTTGAGACGAATTGCTATTGCTAGAGGTCGGAAGCTGAGCGAATATGGGCTGTTCGAAGGCAGGGAGCAGATTGCCGGGGCAACCGAGGAGGATGTTTACGGGAAGCTTGGGTTGCAGTGGATACCTCCAGAACTCAGGGAAAACAAAGGGGAGATTGAGGCGGCGCAGCAAGGCAAGCTTCCCAACCTAGTCAAGTATAGTGATGTGAAAGGTGACCTACAGGTCCACACATCATGGACTGATGGAATGAACTCGATAGAAGATATGGCGAATGAGGCTCTTAAAACTGATTTGGAGTACATAGCGATAACTGATCATACTAAAGGTCTCACAGTGGTTCATGGGCTTGACGAGGCGCGGATTAGGGCACAGATGCGGGAGATAGACAAACTGAACCGGTCTTTATCCGGTATCCAGATTCTGAAAGGTTGTGAAGCGAATATACAGCGGGACGGCAGCCTAGATCTTGATGATTCGACGCTTGCTGATCTGGATGTTGTTGGCGCAGCTGTTCACAGCTACTGGACTCTTCCTGAATCTGAGCAGACTGAACGGCTGATCAAGGTTATGGAAAATGATAACGTCGATTTTATTATTCACCCAACTTCGCGTGAACTCGGGAAAAGACCAGCGATTCAGCTTGACTTCGACAGAATTATCCAAGCCGCTAAAGACACCGGCACCATTCTTGAGATTGATGCTTATCCTAACCGTCTCGATTTGAAGGACGACTATGTGCGTCGATGCGTTGAAGCCGGTGTCAAAATGTCAATTGACACAGACGCTCATGCACTGTGGCATCTCCACTTCCGAGAGTTTGGTGTAGCTGTAGCTAGGCGAGGCTGGGCGACGTCTGACGACATCGTTAACACTCATTCAGTCAAAGATATCCTAGACATGTTTAAGTAA
- a CDS encoding energy-coupling factor transporter transmembrane protein EcfT → MQWIAQGFIFRRVSSPFHRLDPRVKLLISIELFALALLVSSPTQVVIAIVGVFSLAGVAKILRRMSRTLTYTLIFAVMIFAINLVVGYPLIESLVIATRFIAIVGATSVFFLTTPPDELELVMRWFRIPRDVVFAFVTAVRFVPVLMLDALQIMDAQKSRGLELQKGNIISRLRRFIPILIPLVVDAVIRSGELAEAMESRAYGAVKRPTTLYILSMSSVDTVVAASSVMLTGLTVYLFLTLL, encoded by the coding sequence ATGCAGTGGATCGCGCAGGGCTTCATCTTCAGACGTGTTTCATCCCCGTTCCACAGGCTGGATCCACGGGTTAAGCTCCTCATCTCAATCGAGCTTTTTGCACTGGCTCTTCTAGTCTCCTCCCCAACCCAGGTGGTTATAGCTATAGTCGGGGTTTTTTCTCTGGCCGGCGTAGCTAAGATTTTGCGGCGAATGAGCCGTACCCTCACTTACACCCTGATTTTCGCCGTGATGATTTTTGCCATCAACCTTGTTGTAGGTTATCCGCTGATCGAGTCGCTTGTCATCGCCACGAGGTTCATTGCTATTGTAGGCGCTACCTCGGTGTTCTTCCTCACTACGCCCCCTGATGAGCTGGAGCTTGTGATGAGGTGGTTTCGCATTCCTAGAGATGTTGTCTTCGCATTTGTCACTGCGGTCAGGTTTGTTCCGGTATTGATGCTTGATGCTCTTCAGATTATGGATGCTCAAAAGTCACGGGGTCTTGAGCTGCAGAAAGGGAACATCATCTCTAGGCTGAGACGGTTCATTCCCATCCTCATTCCATTGGTCGTGGATGCTGTGATAAGAAGCGGCGAGCTTGCGGAGGCGATGGAGTCACGGGCCTATGGTGCCGTCAAGAGGCCAACCACTCTCTATATTTTGTCGATGAGTTCAGTGGATACTGTGGTTGCCGCCTCAAGTGTTATGCTGACCGGTCTAACTGTTTACCTCTTCCTGACCCTGCTTTAA
- a CDS encoding SIS domain-containing protein gives MKEHRFSEDMLDCANVMTQFSKNFPSIMETQRDKIDTIYDMIENCSAIHVYGKGRSGAIAVCFSLRLSHFDFKPVFFLGDVIKKVIANNDLVFLLSGSGDTSEVVEVARKARKIGAKVIAISSYTESDLAKNSDLIVLLPGGMEKRKGWSYLEAQLNERPSFYGGGEFEFYSYLFQETLLSAIGSHRGIEGGIIAKTHERDEVLKE, from the coding sequence GTGAAAGAACACAGGTTCTCTGAGGATATGCTTGACTGCGCTAATGTGATGACTCAGTTCTCGAAGAACTTTCCGAGCATAATGGAGACACAACGAGACAAGATCGATACAATCTACGACATGATAGAGAACTGCTCAGCCATACATGTGTACGGTAAGGGGCGTTCAGGAGCTATCGCTGTCTGCTTCTCACTCCGCTTAAGCCACTTCGACTTTAAACCGGTGTTTTTCCTAGGCGACGTAATCAAGAAGGTCATCGCCAACAACGACCTAGTCTTCCTCTTATCCGGTTCCGGAGACACATCCGAAGTCGTAGAGGTCGCGAGGAAGGCCCGTAAAATCGGCGCCAAAGTAATTGCAATATCATCCTACACAGAGTCCGACCTCGCCAAAAACTCAGATCTAATCGTACTTCTCCCAGGCGGAATGGAGAAGAGAAAAGGTTGGAGCTATCTTGAAGCACAGCTCAACGAACGACCCTCGTTCTACGGAGGAGGCGAATTCGAGTTCTACAGCTACCTATTCCAAGAAACACTGCTTTCAGCCATAGGCTCCCATAGAGGAATCGAAGGCGGCATAATCGCCAAAACACATGAACGAGACGAAGTCCTCAAAGAATAA